The following are encoded together in the Gordonia insulae genome:
- a CDS encoding HAD family hydrolase, with protein sequence MDGSDSASPTDTTSPVDTVLLDVDGTLIDSTYLHALAWIRAFAAHDLRPAWWRVHRTVGMGGDLLVGELCGPDVEDRLGDALRAEWADRYREVLPEVRPLPGARRFVEDLNGAGLTVALASSGAAEFTDAALDILRMNRDDFAAVTSSEDVDVSKPEPDILATALDRAGGTRAVLVGDTVWDIESARRLDAECVAVRSGGFAEAELSGAGAVLVVETVGDLADRGWRP encoded by the coding sequence ATGGATGGTTCAGACTCTGCTTCACCGACCGACACCACGTCACCTGTCGACACGGTGCTGCTCGATGTCGACGGTACGCTCATCGACTCGACCTACCTGCACGCCTTGGCGTGGATACGGGCGTTCGCGGCCCACGACCTGAGGCCGGCGTGGTGGCGGGTCCACCGCACCGTCGGCATGGGTGGTGACCTGCTGGTAGGTGAGTTGTGCGGGCCGGACGTCGAAGATCGACTCGGTGACGCACTGCGGGCGGAGTGGGCCGATCGATATCGCGAGGTGCTGCCCGAGGTGCGACCGCTGCCCGGTGCCCGGCGGTTCGTGGAGGACCTGAACGGTGCCGGCCTCACGGTGGCACTCGCATCATCCGGCGCTGCCGAGTTCACCGATGCCGCACTCGACATCCTGAGGATGAATCGCGACGACTTCGCCGCGGTGACGTCGTCGGAAGACGTCGACGTCTCCAAGCCGGAGCCGGATATCCTCGCCACCGCCCTCGATCGCGCCGGCGGCACGCGGGCCGTGCTGGTCGGCGACACCGTGTGGGACATCGAGTCGGCGCGGCGACTCGATGCCGAATGTGTGGCGGTGCGCAGTGGCGGATTCGCCGAGGCCGAATTATCCGGCGCCGGAGCCGTTCTCGTGGTCGAAACGGTCGGTGACCTCGCGGATCGTGGCTGGCGTCCGTGA
- a CDS encoding catalase family protein, translated as MTDPRYVAYHPDIEKPTDNEEKLFDEMANKLRANNEKAYRKHKRGLRDAHAKSHGILRGELEVLPDLPPELAQGFFATPGTYPVITRLSTTSGVIRSDQIRGVRGLGIKVIGVDPENKTLPDDHEVTQDFIMVTHREFLFPDAEAYLKKGIPLAILLANLSDTMINVLSEGLALVNKLIPLRPTLAVFVRPNTHILGDTFYSSAPLRYGDYVARMLYAPRSPEVRALAGQSAAHYPGVNALQDMVVDFFGEHDAEYELRVQLCTDLRTMPIEDATVDWSEEASPHRTVAVIRFPKQDPYTPERRAYGDDILSFNSWRCIREHRPLGSINRLKRKVYDASSQFRHSVNNAPIREPRSAADLPD; from the coding sequence ATGACCGATCCGCGATACGTCGCCTACCACCCCGACATCGAGAAGCCCACCGACAACGAGGAAAAGCTGTTCGACGAGATGGCGAACAAGCTCCGAGCGAACAACGAAAAGGCCTATCGCAAACACAAACGCGGGCTGCGGGATGCCCACGCGAAGAGCCACGGCATCCTGCGGGGCGAACTGGAAGTCCTCCCCGACCTCCCTCCAGAGCTGGCGCAGGGATTCTTCGCCACACCCGGGACGTACCCGGTGATCACCCGACTCTCCACGACCTCCGGCGTGATCCGGAGCGACCAGATCCGCGGCGTCCGGGGACTCGGGATCAAGGTCATCGGCGTCGATCCGGAGAACAAGACGCTCCCGGACGATCACGAGGTCACCCAGGACTTCATCATGGTCACCCATCGCGAGTTCCTGTTCCCCGACGCCGAGGCGTACCTGAAGAAAGGGATCCCGCTCGCGATCCTGCTCGCGAATCTGTCGGACACGATGATCAACGTCCTCAGCGAGGGACTCGCTCTCGTCAACAAGCTCATTCCGCTGCGTCCGACGCTCGCCGTGTTCGTCCGCCCGAACACCCACATCCTCGGTGACACCTTCTACTCGTCGGCGCCGCTCCGGTACGGCGACTACGTCGCGAGGATGCTGTACGCCCCCCGTTCTCCCGAGGTGCGAGCGCTGGCCGGACAGTCCGCGGCGCACTACCCCGGCGTGAACGCCCTGCAGGACATGGTCGTCGACTTCTTCGGCGAACACGACGCGGAATACGAACTGCGCGTGCAACTGTGCACCGACCTGCGGACGATGCCGATCGAGGACGCCACCGTCGACTGGTCCGAGGAGGCCTCCCCGCACCGCACGGTCGCCGTCATCCGGTTCCCGAAGCAGGACCCGTACACTCCCGAGCGACGTGCCTACGGTGACGACATCCTCTCGTTCAACTCGTGGCGCTGCATCCGTGAGCACCGGCCGCTCGGCTCCATCAACCGGCTCAAACGCAAGGTCTACGACGCCTCGAGCCAGTTCCGGCACAGCGTTAACAACGCGCCGATCCGGGAACCCCGTAGCGCGGCCGACCTCCCCGACTGA
- a CDS encoding peroxidase family protein, with protein MIGVVRSIAGMVAERVDDVVGWHELPRSLGLVVLIGLRSRLRAHNLFDAGPHPDGPAPPPAPADTRVRTIDGTYTDLDDPRMGSAGSLFGRNVAPGPCARPEAPDAVVGGPSPRLVSRQLLARDDFRPATSLNLLAAAWIQFEVHDWMSHFDATAEAPWEPELAGDDPWPQAHCPMRVNRTLSRPGTHANPTVYPNRDTHWWDGSQIYGSEPTYADAIREWDGGRIVLGRDGLPPVAAEESLDPNGPIANTWVGLALLQSLFLKEHNAICRRLHSAYPEMTDQQLYDTARLANTALMAKIHTVDWTPAIIAHPTTVAAMRGNWFGLLGEKFGLHHGRVFDSEVLSGIPGGRTDFHGVPYSLTEDFVAVYRMHPLLPDELTIREAGSDRPKRTIGLSDLLADDVRPTLGVESAADLFHSFGRAHPGALDLHNFPNALRELPRPDGSLMDLATVDILRNRERGVPRYNEFRRQLRLRPAKTFDDLTDNPKWACELARVYDGDVEQVDLMVGLYAETRPQGFGFSDTAFRVFILMASRRISSDRFLTVDFRPEIYTEVGMSWVRQNSMRSVLLRHFPTLAPTLADVANPFAPWPAP; from the coding sequence ATGATCGGGGTCGTCCGTTCGATCGCCGGAATGGTTGCGGAGAGGGTCGACGATGTGGTCGGTTGGCACGAGTTGCCCCGGTCGCTCGGGCTGGTGGTGTTGATCGGGCTGCGCAGCAGACTGCGTGCGCACAACCTGTTCGACGCCGGACCACATCCCGACGGCCCCGCTCCGCCACCGGCACCCGCGGATACGAGGGTGCGGACCATCGACGGCACCTACACCGACCTCGACGATCCGCGGATGGGTTCGGCAGGCAGTCTCTTCGGCCGCAACGTCGCGCCGGGACCGTGCGCGCGACCGGAGGCCCCGGATGCCGTCGTCGGTGGGCCGTCGCCGCGGCTGGTCAGCCGACAGTTGCTGGCGCGGGATGATTTCCGGCCGGCCACGAGCCTCAATCTGCTCGCGGCCGCCTGGATCCAGTTCGAGGTGCATGACTGGATGAGTCACTTCGACGCGACGGCCGAGGCACCGTGGGAACCCGAGCTGGCCGGGGACGATCCGTGGCCGCAGGCCCACTGTCCGATGCGCGTCAACCGCACGCTGTCGCGGCCGGGGACACACGCGAACCCGACCGTCTACCCGAACCGGGACACCCATTGGTGGGACGGCTCGCAGATCTACGGGTCCGAACCGACGTACGCCGATGCGATCCGTGAGTGGGACGGCGGGCGAATCGTGTTGGGCAGGGACGGGTTGCCCCCGGTGGCGGCCGAGGAATCGCTCGACCCGAACGGTCCGATCGCCAACACCTGGGTCGGTCTCGCTCTCCTGCAATCGTTGTTCCTGAAGGAACACAACGCGATCTGCCGTCGCCTGCACTCGGCCTATCCGGAGATGACCGATCAGCAGCTCTACGACACCGCCCGACTGGCGAACACCGCCCTCATGGCGAAGATCCACACGGTCGACTGGACGCCGGCGATCATCGCCCACCCCACCACGGTGGCGGCCATGCGCGGCAACTGGTTCGGTCTGCTCGGAGAGAAATTCGGCCTGCACCATGGACGCGTCTTCGACAGCGAGGTGCTGTCCGGAATCCCCGGCGGCCGCACCGACTTCCACGGTGTGCCGTACTCCCTCACGGAGGACTTCGTCGCGGTCTACCGTATGCATCCGCTGTTGCCGGACGAACTCACGATCCGCGAGGCCGGCAGTGATCGGCCGAAGCGGACGATCGGACTGTCGGACCTGCTGGCCGACGACGTCCGTCCGACGCTGGGCGTCGAATCCGCGGCCGACTTGTTCCACTCGTTCGGTCGTGCACACCCCGGTGCGTTGGACCTGCACAACTTCCCGAACGCGCTGCGGGAGCTCCCCCGCCCCGACGGCAGTCTCATGGACCTCGCCACGGTCGACATCCTGCGAAATCGCGAGCGCGGGGTGCCGCGGTACAACGAGTTCCGTCGACAGCTGCGGTTGCGGCCCGCCAAGACCTTCGACGACCTCACCGACAACCCGAAGTGGGCGTGCGAACTCGCGCGTGTGTACGACGGCGACGTCGAACAGGTCGACCTGATGGTGGGCCTCTACGCGGAGACGCGGCCGCAGGGATTCGGGTTCAGCGACACCGCGTTCCGGGTGTTCATCCTGATGGCGTCGCGGCGAATATCCAGCGATCGATTCCTCACGGTCGACTTCCGGCCGGAGATCTACACCGAGGTCGGGATGTCGTGGGTCCGGCAGAACTCGATGAGATCGGTTCTGCTCCGCCACTTCCCGACACTGGCCCCGACGCTGGCCGACGTCGCCAACCCATTCGCCCCCTGGCCCGCGCCATGA
- a CDS encoding helix-turn-helix transcriptional regulator: MTGTPDDAQRLRDLARLRRVRDRIDREYAQPLDVEALARGAHMSAGHLSREFRRVYGESPYSYLMTRRIERAMALLRRGDLSVTEVCFAVGCSSLGTFSTRFTELVGMPPSAYRREEADATDGIPACLAKQVTRPIRNREATRSGSHLP, from the coding sequence GTGACCGGCACGCCCGACGACGCACAACGGCTCCGAGACCTCGCCCGACTGCGGCGCGTCCGCGACCGGATCGATCGCGAATACGCCCAGCCGCTCGATGTCGAGGCGCTGGCGCGCGGAGCCCACATGTCCGCCGGACACCTGAGTCGCGAGTTCCGGCGGGTCTACGGCGAGTCGCCGTATTCCTACCTGATGACGCGCCGCATCGAGCGGGCGATGGCGTTGCTGCGCCGCGGTGACCTGAGTGTGACCGAGGTCTGCTTCGCCGTTGGCTGCTCGTCGCTCGGGACGTTCAGCACCAGGTTCACCGAATTGGTGGGCATGCCGCCCAGCGCCTATCGGCGTGAGGAGGCCGACGCCACAGACGGCATTCCGGCATGTCTGGCCAAACAGGTCACGAGACCGATCAGGAATCGAGAAGCGACGCGGTCCGGGTCGCATCTACCGTGA
- a CDS encoding VOC family protein, with translation MNISIHYTFLPHTDPEAALAFYRDTLGFEVRKDVGYEGMRWLTVGPPGQPGTSIVLHPPAADPGITEDERRTILELIAKGSYGAVTLATDDLDGLFERLEASGAEVIQEPTDQPYGVRDCAFRDPSGNLLRIDEVR, from the coding sequence ATGAACATCAGCATCCACTACACCTTCCTCCCACACACCGACCCCGAGGCCGCCCTCGCGTTCTATCGCGACACCCTGGGCTTCGAGGTCCGCAAAGACGTCGGATACGAGGGGATGCGGTGGCTCACCGTGGGCCCTCCCGGACAGCCGGGGACCTCGATCGTGCTGCACCCGCCGGCCGCCGACCCCGGCATCACCGAGGACGAGCGCCGCACCATCCTCGAACTGATCGCGAAGGGCAGCTACGGGGCGGTCACCCTGGCCACCGACGATCTCGACGGCCTCTTCGAACGGCTCGAGGCGAGCGGTGCCGAAGTCATCCAGGAGCCAACCGATCAGCCGTACGGGGTGCGCGACTGCGCTTTCCGGGATCCGTCCGGCAACCTGCTCCGTATCGACGAGGTTCGCTGA